The genomic region AGCCCGATGGCAGAGTGGCTGCCAATACTGCCCTGAGCACCTGAGTGAGACATGATCAGATctggagagagaagaaacacaaactcagTGGGCCATTTCCAGTTCACTGAAAGGTTAGGAAGAGGGTAATTAGTCTTTATTGACCACTGGAATACAACATGTACACCGTAAGCGATGCAAAGTCAATATTTACATTTGCCATCAGCAAATGTCATAGACTGAAGCACCCTATAATATTCAAACATATTAAACGTTAAAATAAGAGATGCTGGTGACTTTTTAAAGGATTCAAATCAGCTCAGATCAAAcactttttggcttttttttcatggctgaatgggatttatttattttttttgatgtAATTTAATTTTGTGATGACCGGAAGAGCAGACACGTAAAGTCAATCTCTATGAAGGATTTAAAAAGTGAACTAACACCAGGCTGAGAAGCAGCCCCCTCTGGTTGAAAGTTTCTCACCATGACCAAAATCCATGGGTGTGATGATAAATTTGCTCAGTAACCACACCCAACAGTGATGTCATAGTGTACTGACACAGCGTGGAGCACTATACTACATCACTGCAGCAAGATGAGAAGTTAAACCATTTCAAGTCAACAGAAACAGGGTGTTAAGCTTCTGCTCAAGGTTAAAACATATTATAAAACAAGTCCATCACACTTATTTCTTTTACAATTAGTTTCTTCTAAAGCCGACCAAACATGAACCTCAAGGCTCAgggtctttttcattttttgattttccttttctgctcaataaaaaggttttattCAGGTATTTGGAAAGCTGAGGTGCACCTGTTCGATGAGAAATTTAAGAGTCCTCCTCccatattttgttttcaattaaaaaatatgcattttcaCTTTAGCTCATTATTATGACCATATCTGGGAACAAAAAGTTGTTAAAGCATGAGTCGATAAACAACCCAAAAACCCACTTATAAAGCTTAAATGATAAAATTCCACTGCGGACCAACTGCAACCATTATATCATTCAGATAATTGCGACGCTGTCCTCACTCATTTAAATCATTTGGCTAAACTGTTGCCCAAATTGGCTTGTGTGCTCCAACTAAACTCTGTAAGGGTCttactgtgtatatatactatatcgataatcatatttaaatgttctgcatGATCAAATCCGTcccaaaagttttttttagcAGCATTGTTTCATCTGATTCTGTCCTCAACGTGGATTTCCTTCTGTTGATTTGCCAGGACATCCCCTGGTACTTTGTTATTTCCACGAGAGCAAAAATACTCACTAATTAGAACATATCTGTTCAAACCTGCCAAGATCATTATTTTTACGGACAAAAGATCAGGCACAGTCCCTCGTCTTTCTCATCCATCTCACCTTAGGATGACAACATGAGAGCAGCGCTAAAATGTAAAATCACACCAAGCTgcattttgttgatttgttgtttaCCATCTACTCAGTCCCAaatacaggttttttttaaagagaagtCAATCCTTGCTTGATTCTTTCAGCCCAAGCAGAAAACAGGTAAACCACAATATTCCCTTCAACATCCAAAAGCTTTTAGCAGTTCTCAAAGAGTTAGAAGACCTGAGAGTGGAAACGTACACTTACAATTGCAGGCTGAAACGGACCGACCTTTGGAGAAAGTGATGGACGCCGGCCTTGTGAGCggggatatatatatacattcacAACCAGCCTGAGTCTATAGAGGCAGGATCGTAACTTCTCATTGGCTGGGAGCTGTTTGGAGCACGGtgcaggggtcaaaggtcacgcTGCTTATCTGCGCACAAGTCATGCTGACTCGGCGGCCTGTTTTGTTGTCCGGCACCATTGTGGGGGACCGATGACAGTCACTGTCATCAGCAGAAAGTTTGCCTGCCTttcaagccacacacacacacacacacacacacacacagagtttgttCTGCAGCGCTCACAGTCTCACACTTTCTTTCTAAAttcttcttctatttctttTATCCTTCCCTTCTGTCATTGTCTCCAGTCTCTCGGTGCTCTAGTTTTTCTTTCGCCttcatattttctctctctttcttttgatCCTCAGTGCAGCCGGTCCAAGCCTTTGAGccctgtgtgtgtaatgtgctGACTGCAGGAGTGGCATCCATCTCTCTATTGTTTAGACAGGCAACAGTTGGACACTCTTTTGCTTATTGTATACACATCACATACAACCCCACATACACACTCCGATCATATGCACACATGCGTTTGTACACGCACAGTGGAATGTGTGCACGCTAACAGAATAATTTTCTGGAAAGCAAGTGAAGGAAGATATCACGTGATCACGTTTCTATAAGCAAAAATATTCAGAGTTTGTTTTCTGATAACTGATGTAACAGGTGTATCAGTATTGTCCCATGGATCTCTCACACCTGTGGCATTACGATCCTTGTAATGTTTGCAGAACATTATGATTTTCTTCTGATGGGAATGCCTTCCAGGGTTAAACAGTGACGAAAAGCCTGTGGGCAAATGTTTGTGACGTGAACTTGAAAATTGATTACTAGAGCACTGAGAACGAGGCCAGAGGAAACGTCATCTGACATCTGTGCaactttatatatttatagagtggacacaggaagagaaagagagatacaAGAGTACTCTGATTCTAACTTATTTAgaacaggaaacagagaaaatgcCTTGCTTTCTCAGAGCAATTAACCCTACGACATCAGTTTACAgataaagtcaaaattatgtCATTATCTTTCTGGAGTATTAATTTGTTCCGACATTAacgaaaagaagaaaaagaaacacagaaatgttttgttctgcAGCCAACAAGCTCTCCTACATACTCTTTGTTGACCTGAGAAGATGAGCAAGCTTCGTGCTGAACACAGGAAGAGAATAATTCAAATTGAGCCCATAAAAATCATACaagcagaggtggagggagtTGAAAATATTTTGCCAAAGTAAAAGCAGCAATACAACACTGTagaaatattaatataataagtGAAAGCCCTTCTTTCAAAATTAATTTTTTAGTTGAATAGATAAATATCAACTTCAAATTGAACAAAAATATCCCAATTTACAGTACTTTACAGTACATTATGCAGAAAGGCTTTTTTTGAAGTGTTATACTTTCATATATTCAATTATCATTTGATTCATGACCTATTTCCCTCTAAGATGCATTAGAGTACATTGcaacaaaatggaaatactcgaataaaatacaaatattttgaCTCTGTGTCATACAATACTTCAATTAATGTACGTAGTTATACTCCAAAACTGCAGACAAGGATAGTAACATACATGCTAAAAGTTTTAACATTTGATGTATCAGTAATGACATTAAATGATTGCTAATTCATCAACCCAGAGTATGTGATGTGTGTAGCTTTGCAATACAAATAATGGAAATGGTTTGTTGACGTTTAGGGTTAAGACATCGACAGGTGAACTACTGACCCATAGAGAGGCTCGTGTGAAATGGCTGAAAGAATTTCAGTTTTGCATTAAATATGAAATCAATACGCTTTGTGGTGGAAGAAAAGAATGTGGATCCTTTACTTAAATGAAAGTGAGTGTGAATAATGGCATGTTTTTCAGCTAATCCAGTCCTAAAGAGTGAAACAGTTCATTTAGCTTTAGTAGCACAGTCGGAATATTTCTTTTAATCATTTGATTTACTGCACAGGAAAGTTAGGAATGAAAATGtgagtaaaatgtgaaaaataattgTAACTAAAGCTATTAGGTCAATGTAGTAGAGTATAAAGCACAATATAAAGAGAATAcaagtaaagtaaagtacattGAATTTGCACTTAAATACAGTTAAAACCAATAAATGAAGTACTCAACAAGGTGAGTTTTCACTGTCTGAACGGATGTGTGTAAACGGGTAAAAGTGTGAGTTCCTTTGTATGCTCTGGGTGTATGTGTGCCTGCATGAACAGGCCTTTGTGTGCCTTTCTCTGtccatgactgtgtgtgtgcatgactgAGCATGTGTGTACATAGGAGTGAGTGAAACGGTGGAAGGACCAGAGACGTGAGGTCAGTAGAGGTGGACATGAGGCGCAGATTGGAGACAGAGCACAGCGCAGTGCGGAGAGGACTCAGTAAGATTATCACTCATTTATTTGCATTAATAcaattcatattttattaaagatgtttgtcattttgagtCTTTCAAAGTATCTTAAAGGTAAAAGAGACAACATGTTCTGCTTGTAGGCAgccatttctgtttttgtgctttactactaaacatgtttttctttttttccaccagAGTCACTGGCAAGACTGTCCACATCTATGATGATCTGTTTCCTGGACCAGGCTTTGCCAGGACTTGGTCCAGCCCACCGGTCATGGACCATTTGGAACTTGTGCTTATCTGCACTGGGCACGGTGCCCTCCATCCAGTCCCACTGCGGCGAACTAAAGCCCAGCAGCTCAGTGCTGAACAATGACTGGAGCAGCAATGTGCTGACTCCTGCCCCGACCCACAGGCCCAGCTGCTTTCAGCACCAGCATGTATAAATAGGTCCGTTTACTCCGGGGTCAGGACATCGTTTTTGTGGAGCCCCCTGTGAGCACTGCACCGCTATTCTTTGGGGCCGGTCAGGTAAGCCCTCCATCTTAATCCATCCAGCCTATAGACTTGTGTACACCAttgtcactttacatttttgtgCCTTTTGTCTGCGTTGTTTCTGCTGAGCCACGTAAATGTATAGACTGAGGTCAGACATGCAGATGCATAGACACACTGACCACTGGGAGAACAGACAGCATTGTGCCTACGTCAACAGCTCGCTCCATCAAGTGTGTAGCATGAAGTAGCTTCAAGAAAGGTTTCATtcccaaacataaaaaaaagaaaaaagcttgcATTGGGTGATAGGTTCTTTTATATAAATCAAGATTCTCTCTAATtctgtaaaaataaatcataaatatgaatatgCCTCACAATAAACATTATCTCTAGTGAGCATGGAGGAGGTGAACGGTTGTTTTTGAGCTGTATGATGTGTCCTAATgattctctctgctctgtgcaCTGAAGGTAAATCAGCACTGAGCAACACAGTAGCATGGCTCTGAATAATCCCACCCCACTGGGACCATGGAAGGTGAGTGTGATATCTTTCCCCGGATGTAACTTAATTCGTGAGCTAATTTCCTGCCTGGCCTGATGATGTCAATGATGTGTGTATCTGTACACACatcagtgtgtgcgtgcggCCTGTGCATACTACATGTATGCATTTGTGTCCTCTCCAGATCACAGTTTATGACCAGGAGAACTTCCAGGGGAAGCGTCTGGAGTTTACCTCAGCCTGCCAGAACATCATGGAGTGTGGCGTCGACAACATCCGCTCCCTGAAGGTGGAGTGTGGCGCGTGAGTCCAACAAAGATTGACCTGTCAATGCATTTACGTTCTTAAAATCTAGcaacatttgaataaaacaaaagatgcTGACCTTGTTTTAAGTATTTAACTATTACATTCAACTATACATTCAAAAGGTTGCATCTTAAAATACTATAAATATTTCTACAAATTCACTAATATCTGATGATCAGTCTGTTCCTCATACTGTGTACACATGTCTGTATGTCCATCTGCTTGTTGCTGACAGCTGGGCAGGATATGAGCACTCCAGCTTCTGTGGACAGCAGTTTGTGTTGGAGAGGGGAGAGTATCCTCACTGGGAGTCGTGGAGCGGCAGCAACGCCTACCACATTGAGAGGATGATGTCCTTCCGCCCCATCTGCTCTGCTGTGAGCTTCTGTTTCCTCCTTCACATTAAAAAGCACTAAGTTTGACTCAGAGAAGTGACTCACTTGGGATCAGAACCctgttttctcttgttgtttCACTTAAATTTTATGAATATggcaaaaatgtataaaactttTTGCATTCTCCAGTCTCTCTGTACATGTATGTTTGTAAATTTGTGACTATTAGCataaggaaagaaaaaacaagtagAAAACAAATGAATCGTACCTTCTGAGGAATGTCTTCAGAAGTGTTCATAGCATCTACTGAACAATCCTCACTTGGTATATCATTGATATCGCAGCTTCCTGGGATGTCAACTGTCTTCTACAATGTTGATACAGTATAACAGACGCTGAATTTtgccttattttttatttgcacTGTGTGCACACAGAACCACAAGGAGTCCAAGATGGTGCTGTTTGAGAAGGAGAACTTCATGGGACGCCAGTGGGAGATAAACGATGACTACCCCTCTCTGCAGGCCATGGGCTGGGGCAACAATGAGATTGGATCTATGCAAGTTCAGAGCGGCTCGTAAGTCATTTCTACACTTTATGTATTAACCGCCAGGCtgtatttaaagcaacattatgtggaaaaaagttacataacatttaaaaaaatacataacttTAAATTCCTTATAGGACAACAtgacagaaacatcagaaaatgaatgaatcaaagGACAGTGTTCCTGTTGCATTGCACAGACAATGCACACTTGTAACAGCAAAAACTGTATTTCATACTGCTAATACTGCTAATCTGTAGACACACTTCACCACCACTTGATACCATTTCTCAGGTGCAATTCATTGCATATACATTTCAGTATCCATCGCAACCCCATGTTGTCTCTATATTTGTGACTAATACTGTCTCAACAACACACTAGAATTTGTTATGTTAGGATCAACCCCTTGAGGAACAATAGTTTttaagtagggctgggcgatatagcCTTAAAACAATATTGCGATACTTGATATAATATATTCCACGATCTTTTTCAATTTTAggcattttatttcatgtgtaggcttcatttcattttctgtgtaAACCACATGTTTAACCATTAATCActgtttctccctcctcctccagctgggtGTGCTACCAGTTTCCAGGTTACCGTGGCTACCAGTACATCATGGAGTGTGACCGTCATGGCGGCGAGTACAAACATTACAGAGAGTGGGGCTCCCATGCTCAGTCCTTCCAGGTGCAGTCGCTGCGTCGAATCCAGCAATGAGACCTGCAGCCTCCTCTCCCAGCCTCTCACTCTttacctcctccacctccctctcctccacctcctcctcctcctcccttcaccCAGTCATTCCAAGCTTTAACCAGCTCTGTCAGACCTTAGTGAACTAAGGCTGACACCTCCTGGTGCTTCACTAtcaagatgtttttgttttgttctgttgccaaatgaaaataaagagaaacgTGATAAAGAGAAAGAAttcaatgaaaagaaaactgaagaGAAGCCCCTGACTGACGCCCcactgaggagagaagaggaggaagttaAAGGCCTCATGACGGCAGGGTGGTGATGTCAGTCAGAGTACCTCCTCATATTTGTGGATAAAAATGGTGCTACcagtgatcaataaaaaaagaaaaagaatgggcaacataaaataaacagaaatacaagaGTCTGCTGCTAAACTCCATGGTGCTCAgtagtgatttattttcacgtTTACACTCGTGCTTCTTCACTGATTGTTAACATTTACAGACAAAGATGCTGCATTCATGTCACATGTTGGGTCACACAAACTACTACTCCTTACCCCTCAAAGAAAGGCCACATAAAGCTTGCCCCAAAGCTGAAAAATACTttctaaaatagaaaaaaaagtctggtgtatgcatttattttagGAAGGCTACATCACCGACATGGTTAATAATTGTTGATCGTGAGCAACAGTTTTCTGTGAGAATGCCATCTTCTGATATCATTGAAACACAGGATGAATGCCTAAGTGCATGAGTCATGactaaagcaaaacaaacaagtgagaTGTAATGGTTGCTCCGCCTGTACACACAATAAGAGCTACTGCATAAAGGTTACTGATAACCGGTAATGGCATGACAGCACTGCTGAGAGGAACATTTTTACTTAGTGTTTTCATTAGATAATGAGTAGCTGGAAAAAATTTAACTGAAAATACTTATGAAGTGTTTGTGATATTAGTGGGTGGCCATGAATATTAAAACGTCAGTGTGGGCTTCAGTGAAAAAGGGTTCGACATGGTCCAAATGAACATGGAATGGAGTGTatcctcttccttttcaaaaaatatataaacatactgtatattttttcACTATCATATTGTGTGTTGATTCATATAACACACACAGCAAATCCGACACCTACAGTATTACAATTTGGAATAGCTCAGTTTCATGTAAGCCATGTAAAGGTGAAATAACCTGTCAAAGGTCACTCCAAAGTAAGAGGGAGTACATCACCAGAggaaccgctaactgctgttaactcttctcttttctgttgCTATCTATGACTGTAGCTACTATCTGCCTTTAGTgaaattagctcagttagccatgcaacTCGTGGTCATAAGCTGACTTGAGTCTCCACAGAACTTGAAATCTCTGACACAGTATTACTGATATTTCTTCACATCTCGTTTGTTTGTCACAGACCTAAAACATCTACTAATACCTTGAAGTGAGACACTAAGGCtgtatgttgccatggagatggcaCAGGGGAATTGATGGGTTGTCTTTGAATGAAGACCTATTGTTGAGTAAGAGGACAATTTGTCCAGTCGTTGTTCTCTTATGTGcttcaagttttatttttgtttcacacaGCAGGCAAACAGAGCTGTTACAATTCTGCAAATCCCTTGTTTGATTTTAGGGTCATAATTCTTTTTGGATTTGCAACA from Sparus aurata chromosome 2, fSpaAur1.1, whole genome shotgun sequence harbors:
- the cryba1a gene encoding crystallin, beta A1a, translating into MALNNPTPLGPWKITVYDQENFQGKRLEFTSACQNIMECGVDNIRSLKVECGAWAGYEHSSFCGQQFVLERGEYPHWESWSGSNAYHIERMMSFRPICSANHKESKMVLFEKENFMGRQWEINDDYPSLQAMGWGNNEIGSMQVQSGSWVCYQFPGYRGYQYIMECDRHGGEYKHYREWGSHAQSFQVQSLRRIQQ